In Panthera uncia isolate 11264 chromosome B3 unlocalized genomic scaffold, Puncia_PCG_1.0 HiC_scaffold_2, whole genome shotgun sequence, the following proteins share a genomic window:
- the CRABP1 gene encoding cellular retinoic acid-binding protein 1, with protein MPNFAGTWKMRSSENFDELLKALGVNAMLRKVAVAAASKPHVEIRQDGDQFYIKTSTTVRTTEINFKVGEGFEEETVDGRKCRSLATWENENKIHCTQTLLEGDGPKTYWTRELANDELILTFGADDVVCTRIYVRE; from the exons ATGCCCAACTTCGCCGGCACCTGGAAGATGCGCAGCAGCGAGAATTTCGACGAGCTCCTCAAGGCGCTGG GTGTGAACGCCATGCTGCGGAAAGTGGCGGTGGCGGCCGCGTCCAAGCCGCACGTGGAGATCCGCCAGGACGGGGATCAGTTCTACATCAAGACTTCCACCACGGTGCGCACCACCGAGATCAACTTCAAGGTCGGAGAAGGCTTCGAGGAGGAGACTGTGGACGGACGCAAGTGCAGG AGTTTGGCCACTTGGGAGAATGAAAACAAGATCCACTGCACGCAAACTCTCCTCGAGGGCGACGGCCCGAAAACCTACTGGACCCGCGAGCTGGCCAACGACGAGCTCATCCTG acTTTTGGCGCCGATGACGTGGTCTGCACGAGGATTTACGTTCGGGAGTGA